In a single window of the Salvelinus alpinus chromosome 15, SLU_Salpinus.1, whole genome shotgun sequence genome:
- the cnot1 gene encoding CCR4-NOT transcription complex subunit 1 isoform X11: MNLDSLSLALSQISYLVDNLTKKNYRASQQEIQHIVNRHGPEADRHLLRCLFSHVDFSGDGKSSGKDFHQFLIQECVSLISKPNFISTLCYAIDNPLHYQKSLKPLAHLFTQLSKVLKLSKVQEVIFGLALLNSCNADLRGFAAQFVKQKLPDLLRSYVDADLGVNQEGGFQDIAIEVLHLLLSHLLFGQKGASGVGQEQIDAFLKTLCRDFPQARCPVVLAPLLYPEKRDILMDRILPDSGELAKTMMESSLAEFMQEVGYGFCASLDECRNIILQYGVREVTASQVARVLGMMARTHSGLSDGIPLQSISAPGSGIWSDGKDKSDGSQAHTWNVEVLIDVVKEVNPNLNFKEVTYELDHPGFMIRDSKGLQMVVYGIQRGLGMEVFPVDLIYRPWKHAEGQLSFIQHSLMSPDVFCFADYPCHTVAIDILKAPPEDDNREIATWKSLDLVESLLRLSEVGQYEQVKQLFSFPIKHCPDMLVLALLQISTSWHTLRHELISTLMPIFLGNHPNSAIILHYAWHGQGQSPSIRQLIMHSMAEWYMRGEQYDQAKLSRILDVAQDLKSLSMLLNGTPFAFVIDLAALASRREYLKLDKWLTDKIREHGVGGEPFIQACVTFLKRRCPSIMGGLAPEKDQPKSAQLPPETMATMLGCLQSCAGSVSQELSETILTMVANCSNVMNKARQPPPGVMPKGRAPSTSSLDAISPVQVSVSPLQMDPLTAMGSLNLSSSATSHTQSMQGFPTPLGSAFSNPQSPAKAFPPLSNPNPSTPFGGIGSLSSQLGNTGPLGSGIGSGLGMPAVSSDPFGTRKMSTPGLNPTTFQQSKMKASDLSQVWPEANQHFSKEIDDEANSYFQRIYNHPPHPTMSVDEVLEMLQRFKDSTIKREREVFNCMLRNLFEEYRFFPQYPDKELHITACLFGGIIEKGLVTYMALGLALRYVLEALRKPFGSKMYYFGIAALDRFKNRLKDYPQYCQHLASIGHFLQFPLTLQECVQYIEYGQQSRDPPVKMQGSITTPGSLALAQAQAQSQPPKAPQSGQPSTLVTTATATTTVAKTTTITRPTPGSFKKDVPPSINTTNIDTLLVATDQTERIVEPPENVQEKIAFIFNNLSQSNMTQKVEELKETVKEEFMPWVSQYLVMKRVSIEPNFHSLYSNFLDTLKNPEFVKMVLNETYRNIKVLLTSDKAAANFSDRSLLKNLGHWLGMITLAKNKPILYTDLEVKSLLLEAYVKGQQELLYVVPFVAKVLESSLRSVIFRPQNPWTMAIMNVLAELHTEHDLKLNLKFEIEVLCKNLSLDINDLKPGTLLKDKDKLKSLEEQLSAPKKEAKPPEEMIPIVSTAAPSTPAPTTACSATGPPTPQFSYHDINVYALAGLAPHINININIPLLQAHPQLKQCVRQSIERAVQELVHPVVDRSIKIAMTTCEQIVRKDFALDSEESRMRVAAHHMMRNLTAGMAMITCREPLLMSIATNLKNSFAAALRAPTPQQREMMEEAAARVAQDNCELACCFIQKTAVEKAGPEMDKRLATEFELRKHARQEGRRYCDPVVLTYQAERMPEQIRLKVGGVDPKQLAVYEEFARNVPGFLPSNDLSQPTGFLAQPMKQQAWATDDVAQIYDKCMADLEQHLHAIPPALAMNPQTQALRSLLEAVALARNSRDGIAALGLLQKAVEGLLDATSGADADLLLRYRECHLLVLKALQDGRAYGPLWCNKQITRCLIECRDEYKYNVEAVELLIRNHLVNMQQYDLHLAQSMENGLHYMAVAFAMQLVKLLLVDERSVSHITEADLFHTIETLMRTSAHSRANAPEGLPQLMDVVRSNYEAMIDRAHGGPNFMMHSGISQASEYDDPPGLREKAEYLLREWVNLYHSAAAGRDSTKAFSAFVGQMHQQGILKTDDLITRFFRLCTEMCVEISYRAQAEQQHNPAASAAIIRAKCYHNLDAFVRLIALLVKHSGEATNTVTKINLLNKVLGIVVGVLIQDHDVRQTEFQQLPYHRIFIMLLLELNAPEHVLETINFQTLTAFCNTFHILRPTKAPGFVYAWLELISHRIFIARMLAHTPQQKGWPMYAQLLIDLFKYLAPFLRNVELNKPMQILYKGTLRVLLVLLHDFPEFLCDYHYGFCDVIPPNCIQLRNLILSAFPRNMRLPDPFTPNLKVDMLSEINIAPRILTNFTGVMPSQFKKDLDSYLKTRSPVTFLSELRSNLQVGGATLGPWKYLQHNDTSLEQVSNEPGNRYNIQLINALVLYVGTQAIAHIHNKGSTPSMSTITHSAHMDIFQNLAVDLDTEGRYLFLNAIANQLRYPNSHTHYFSCTMLYLFAEANTEAIQEQITRVLLERLIVNRPHPWGLLITFIELIKNPAFKFWSHDFVHCAPEIEKLFQSVAQCCMGQKQAQQVMEGTGAS, encoded by the exons ATGAATCTTGACTCGCTCTCGCTGGCTTTGTCTCAAATCAGCTACCTGGTGGACAATTTAACAAAGAAAAACTACAGAGCCAGCCAGCAGGAAATACAGCAT ATTGTGAATCGTCACGGCCCTGAGGCGGACAGGCATTTATTACGCTGTCTCTTCTCCCATGTGGATTTCAGTGGTGATGGTAAAAGCAGTGGCAAAGATTTTCATCAG TTTCTGATCCAGGAGTGTGTTTCACTGATTTCAAAGCCTAATTTTATTTCAACACTTTGCTACGCCATCGACAATCCTTTGCACTACCAGAAG AGTTTGAAGCCGTTGGCCCACTTGTTTACTCAGTTGAGTAAAGTTCTCAAGCTAAGCAAGGTTCAAGAA GTGATATTTGGCCTTGCTTTGCTCAATTCGTGCAACGCAGACCTTCGTGGTTTTG CCGCGCAGTTCGTCAAACAAAAGCTCCCTGATCTCCTCCGCTCGTACGTGGACGCGGACCTTGGCGTTAACCAGGAAGGTGGCTTCCAAGATATTGCCATAGAGGTCCTGCACCTGCTCCTCTCCCATCTTCTGTTTGGCCAGAAGGGAGCCAGTGGCGTCGGACAAGAGCAGATTGACGCTTTCCTCAAGACACTGTGCAGAG atttCCCGCAGGCGCGCTGCCCTGTGGTGCTTGCACCGCTGCTGTACCCTGAAAAACGGGACATTCTGATGGACAGGATTCTGCCAGACTCGGGAGAGTTAGCCAAGACCATGATGGAGAGTTCTCTTGCAGAGTTCATGCAGGAAGTTGGCTATGGCTTTTGTGCAAG TCTTGATGAATGCCGCAACATAATTCTGCAGTATGGGGTGCGAGAGGTTACTGCCAGCCAGGTGGCCAGGGTCCTGGGGATGATGGCTCGTACCCACTCTGGCTTGTCTGATGGAATCCCCCTACAG TCCATCTCTGCTCCGGGCAGTGGCATTTGGAGTGATGGAAAGGACAAAAGTGATGGTTCTCAGGCCCACACTTGGAATGTAGAAGTTCTGATTGACGTGGTCAAAGAAGTT AACCCCAATCTGAACTTCAAAGAGGTGACCTACGAGCTCGATCACCCTGGCTTTATGATCCGGGACAGTAAGGGACTTCAGATGGTGGTGTATGGGATCCAGAGGGGCCTGGGCATGGAGGTGTTTCCTGTCGACCTCATCTACCGGCCCTGGAAGCATGCTGAGGGACAG CTGTCATTCATTCAGCACTCCCTCATGAGCCCAGATGTGTTCTGCTTCGCTGACTACCCCTGCCACACCGTAGCCATCGACATACTGAAGGCGCCACCCGAGGACGATAACAGGGAGATAGCCACCTG GAAGAGCCTGGACCTGGTGGAGAGCCTCCTGCGCCTCTCTGAGGTGGGCCAGTACGAGCAGGTGAAGCAGCTCTTCAGTTTCCCCATCAAGCACTGTCCTGACATGCTGGTGCTGGCGCTGCTGCAGATCAGCACCTCCTGGCACACCCTGCGCCACGAGCTCATCTCCACCCTCATGCCCATCTTCCTGGGCAACCATCCCAACTCTGCCATCATCTTGCACTACGCGTGGCACGGACAGGGCCAGTCCCCCTCTATCCGTCAGCTGATCATGCACTCGATGGCAGAGTGGTACATGAGAGGAGAGCAGTACGACCAGGCCAAGCTGTCCCGCATCCTGGATGTGGCCCAGGACTTGAAG tctctttcaATGCTGCTAAATGGTACTCCATTTGCGTTTGTTATTGACCTTGCTGCACTTGCCTCTCGCCGTGAATACCTCAAACTTGACAAATGGCTGACTGACAAAATCCGAGAGCACGGGGTGGGTGGC GAGCCCTTCATCCAGGCATGTGTAACGTTCCTGAAGAGACGCTGTCCCTCTATTATGGGTGGTCTGGCCCCAGAGAAGGACCAGCCCAAAAGTGCCCAGCTCCCCCCGGAAACGATGGCTACCATGCTGGGCTGTCTGCAGTCCTGTGCAGG gAGTGTGTCTCAAGAGCTCTCTGAGACTATCTTGACCATGGTTGCCAACTGTAGCAACGTCATGAACAAAGCCCGCCAGCCACCACCGGGGGTCATGCCAAAGGGACGTGCTCCCAGCACCAGCAGCCTAGACGCCATTTCCCCTGTGCAGGTATCGGTGTCTCCTCTCCAG ATGGATCCCCTGACAGCCATGGGTTCGCTGAACCTGAGCAGCTCTGCCACCTCTCACACACAGAGCATGCAGGGCTTCCCTACGCCGCTGGGCTCTGCCTTCAGCAACCCCCAGTCCCCAGCTAAGGCCTTCCCTCCActgtccaaccccaaccccagcACACCATTTGGGGGGATTGGAAGCCTCTCTTCACAGCTAGGTAACACAG GTCCGCTGGGATCAGGCATTGGTTCTGGTCTTGGAATGCCAGCGGTGAGCAGCGATCCGTTTGGGACGAGGAAGATGAGCACACCGGGCCTGAATCCGACCACCTTTCAGCAGAGTAAGATGAAGGCCT CTGACCTATCTCAGGTGTGGCCTGAGGCTAACCAGCACTTTAGTAAGGAGATTGACGATGAGGCTAACAGTTACTTCCAGCGCATCTACAATCACCCCCCACACCCCACCATGTCTGTGGATGAG GTGCTGGAGATGTTGCAGAGGTTCAAGGACTCCACCATCAAGCGAGAGCGGGAGGTCTTTAACTGTATGCTGAGGAACTTGTTTGAGGAGTACCGCTTCTTCCCCCAGTACCCTGACAAGGAGCTGCACATCACCGCCTGCCTGTTCGGGGGGATCATCGAGAAGGGTCTTGTCACCTACATGGCCCTTGGGCTGGCCCTCAGATATGTCCTTGAAGCCTTAAGGAAGCCATTTGGATCCAAAATGTATTACTTTGGAATCGCTGCTCTAGATAGATTCAAAAATAG GCTGAAGGACTATCCCCAATATTGTCAGCATTTGGCCTCGATCGGCCACTTTCTGCAATTCCCCCTTACTTTACAAGA GTGTGTGCAGTATATCGAGTATGGCCAACAGTCACGGGATCCTCCAGTGAAGATGCAAGGATCCATCACCACCCCTGGGAGCCTGGCGTTGGCTCAAGCTCAGGCCCAGTCTCAGCCTCCCAAAGCCCCCCAGTCTGGACAGCCCAGCACCCTGGTCACCACAGCTACTGCCACCACCACTGTCGCCAAAACCACTACCATCACACGACCTACCCCTGGCAGCTTCAAGAAGGATGTGCCG CCCTCCATCAACACCACAAACATTGACACTCTGCTAGTAGCAACAGACCAAACCGAGAGGATTGTGGAACCCCCAGAAAATGTTCAAGAGAAAATTGCTTTCATCTTCAATAACCTGTCACAATCCAACATGACACAGAAG GTTGAGGAGTTAAAGGAAACTGTGAAAGAGGAGTTTATGCCCTGGGTCTCCCAGTATCTGGTCATGAAGAGGGTCAGCATCGAGCCCAACTTCCACAGCCTATACTCCAACTTTCTAGACACTCTGAAGAACCCTGAGTTTGTCAAAATGGTCCTGAATGAAACTTACAGAAACATCAAG GTTCTCCTTACCTCTGATAAGGCAGCTGCAAACTTCTCTGATCGATCCCTACTGAAGAATTTGGGCCACTGGCTTGGCATGATCACTCTGGCAAAAAACAAGCCCATCCTGTACACG GATTTGGAGGTAAAATCCCTCTTGTTGGAAGCCTATGTCAAGGGGCAGCAGGAGCTACTGTATGTGGTCCCGTTTGTGGCCAAAGTCCTGGAATCCAGTTTGCGTAGCGTG ATCTTCCGACCTCAGAATCCCTGGACCATGGCCATCATGAATGTTCTGGCAGAGTTGCATACGGAACATGATCTGAAG CTGAACTTAAAGTTTGAGATTGAGGTGCTGTGTAAGAACTTATCACTGGACATCAATGACCTGAAGCCTGGCACCCTGCTGAAAGACAAAGACAAGTTGAAGAGTCTGGAGGAGCAGCTCTCTGCACCAAAGAAAGAGGCCAAGCCCCCTGAAGAAATGATCCCTATTGTTAGCACAG CTGCACCATCCACTCCCGCCCCAACCACCGCTTGCTCAGCTACTGGGCCCCCTACCCCGCAGTTTAGCTATCATGACATCAATGTGTACGCCCTTGCAGGGCTAGCCCCTCACATCAATATCAACATCAAC ATCCCCTTGCTTCAAGCCCACCCTCAGCTCAAGCAGTGTGTGAGACAGTCCATTGAGCGGGCCGTGCAAGAGCTCGTCCACCCCGTAGTGGACCGCTCCATCAAGATCGCCATGACAACCTGCGAGCAGATCGTCAGGAAGGACTTTGCTCTGGACTCGGAGGAGTCGCGCATGCGTGTGGCAGCTCATCATATGATGCGCAACCTGACTGCCGGCATGGCCATGATCACCTGCCGGGAGCCCCTGCTCATGAGCATCGCCACCAACCTGAAGAACAGCTTTGCTGCTGCCCTCAGG GCCCCCACCCCCCAGCAGAGAGAGATGATGGAGGAGGCTGCTGCCAGGGTCGCCCAGGACAACTGTGAGCTGGCCTGCTGCTTCATCCAGaagactgcagtggagaaggctGGCCCAGAGATGGACAAGAGGCTGGCAACG GAGTTTGAGCTGAGGAAGCATGCCCGTCAGGAGGGCCGTCGCTACTGTGACCCCGTTGTGCTGACCTACCAGGCCGAGCGCATGCCAGAGCAGATCAGACTCAAG GTTGGAGGCGTAGACCCCAAACAGCTGGCAGTGTATGAGGAGTTTGCCCGGAATGTTCCAGGCTTCCTACCCAGCAACGACCTGTCTCAGCCCACAGGATTCCTTGCCCAACCCATGAAG caacaggcaTGGGCCACGGATGACGTTGCTCAGATCTATGACAAGTGCATGGCAGACCTGGAGCAGCACCTCCACGCCATCCCTCCCGCGCTGGCCATGAACCCTCAGACCCAGGCTTTGCGCAGCCTGCTGGAGGCCGTGGCCCTAGCCAGGAACTCCCGGGACGGCATCGCCGCTCTGGGCCTGCTGCAGAAG GCTGTGGAGGGTCTGCTGGATGCTACCAGTGGTGCCGATGCTGACTTGCTTCTGCGGTATAGAGAGTGCCACCTGCTGGTGCTCAAAGCCCTCCAGGACGGCCGGGCATACGGGCCACTGTGGTGCAACAAGCAGATTACCAG GTGCCTGATTGAGTGCCGTGATGAGTACAAGTACAACGTGGAGGCTGTGGAGCTGCTGATCAGAAACCACCTGGTCAACATGCAGCAGTATGACCTGCACCTGGCACAG TCTATGGAGAATGGGCTGCACTACATGGCGGTGGCGTTTGCCATGCAGCTGGTGAAGCTGCTGTTGGTGGATGAGCGCAGTGTGAGCCACATTACCGAGGCAGACTTGTTCCACACTATCGAGACTCTGATGCGAACCAGCGCCCACTCCAGGGCCAACGCACCTGAGGG GCTTCCTCAGCTGATGGACGTGGTCCGTTCCAACTACGAGGCCATGATCGACCGGGCCCACGGAGGACCCAACTTTATGATGCACTCTGGCATCTCCCAGGCATCCGAGTACGACGACCCGCCGGGCCTGAGGGAGAAGGCTGAGTACCTGCTGAGGGAATGGGTCAACCTGTACCATTCTGCAGCCGCCGGCCGGGACAGCACCAAGGCCTTCTCTGCCtttgtgggacag ATGCACCAGCAGGGCATTCTGAAGACCGATGACCTGATCACTCGTTTCTTCCGGCTGTGCACGGAGATGTGTGTGGAGATCAGCTACCGTGCGCAggccgagcagcagcacaacccCGCGGCCAGCGCCGCCATCATCAGGGCCAAGTGTTACCACAACCTGGACGCCTTTGTGCGCCTCATCGCCCTGCTGGTCAAGCACTCCGGAGAGGCCACCAACACTGTCACCAAGATCAACCTGCTCAACAAG GTTCTAGGTATTGTGGTTGGAGTGTTGATCCAGGACCATGATGTGAGACAGACTGAGTTCCAGCAGTTGCCTTACCACCGCATCTTCATCATGCTGTTGCTCGAGCTCAATGCCCCCGAGCACGTGCTCGAGACCATCAACTTCCAGACCCTCACCGCCTTCTG CAACACTTTCCACATCCTGAGGCCTACCAAAGCCCCTGGCTTTGTTTACGCTTGGCTGGAGTTGATCTCTCACCGTATCTTCATCGCCAGGATGCTGGCGCACACCCCACAGCAGAAG GGTTGGCCCATGTATGCGCAACTTCTCATTGATCTGTTCAAGTACCTGGCGCCCTTCCTGAGGAATGTTGAGCTTAACAAACCTATGCAAATCCTCTACAAG GGTACCCTGCGCGTCCTTCTGGTCCTACTGCATGACTTCCCAGAGTTCCTGTGCGACTACCACTACGGCTTCTGCGACGTCATCCCGCCCAACTGCATCCAGCTCCGCAACCTGATTCTGAGTGCCTTCCCACGCAACATGAGGCTTCCAGACCCCTTCACTCCCAATCTGAAG GTTGACATGCTCAGCGAGATCAACATCGCTCCGCGCATCCTCACAAACTTCACCGGAGTGATGCCCTCTCAGTTCAAGAAGGATCTGGACTCCTACCTGAAGACACGCTCCCCCGTCACCTTCCTCTCTGAGCTCCGCAGCAATCTGCAGGTAGGGGGCGCCACTCTGGGTCCCTGGAAGTATTTGCAGCACAACGACACATCTTTAGAACAG GTGTCAAATGAGCCAGGCAACCGTTACAACATCCAGCTGATCAACGCTCTGGTGCTGTATGTGGGAACCCAGGCCATCGCACACATCCACAACAAGGGCAGCACCCCCTCCATGAGCACCATCACTCACTCAGCCCACATGGACATCTTCCAGAACCTGGCTGTGGACCTGGACACTGAGG GGCGTTATCTCTTCCTGAATGCCATTGCCAATCAGCTGCGCTACCCAAACAGCCACACCCATTACTTCAGCTGCACCATGCTGTACCTGTTTGCTGAGGCCAACACTGAGGCAATCCAGGAGCAGATTACCAG GGTTCTTCTGGAGAGGCTGATTGTGAACAGGCCTCATCCCTGGGGACTGCTCATCACCTTCATCGAGCTCATCAAGAATCCCGCCTTCAAGTTCTGGAGCCACGACTTTGTACACTGTGCCCCGGAGATCGAGAA gttgtTCCAGTCAGTGGCTCAGTGCTGCATGGGGCAAAAGCAGGCTCAGCAGGTGATGGAGGGCACTGGTGccagttag